The Blautia hydrogenotrophica DSM 10507 genome window below encodes:
- a CDS encoding PhoH family protein, which produces MIKTYVIDTSVIIQSPDALTRFQDNVVVVPFVVLEKLGALSAVTSEQGINARKAIQMLEAFRLRGDLLQGVSLESGGILRVEKNYIDVALPKELPAESSDNRILKVCKGYQEVPDSQKPVILVTKSITLRLKAQMLGILAEDYTAEQVTDWASPYTGRMEVYVPEEQFKDFKKKGIPLKTVYTVDGNGIVQKPELFENQFVILRADQSAKKTLLGRVEKDKILPLKYKKIRPYGVNPQNVGQYFLQEALMQPASKAPLVIVKGMAGTAKTFYSLAVGLEKLINNPSGEYRKMIVCRPNSQFDSDIGFLPGDEQDKIYPLMRPIVDNLEQLIDSNIEKRYENEQELNDKIEEIFDRGLIQTEALNFIRGRSIVKTYLIIDEAQNMTPNQMKGIITRAGEGTKIILLGDPAQIDRPLLDEKTNGLSYASQYMKGSPLCWQITLTAEECERSALAMDALKRL; this is translated from the coding sequence ATGATAAAAACTTATGTCATAGACACCAGCGTCATCATCCAGTCTCCCGATGCGCTCACACGTTTCCAAGACAACGTCGTAGTCGTTCCCTTCGTCGTCCTTGAAAAGCTGGGCGCTCTGTCAGCAGTCACCAGCGAGCAGGGTATCAATGCCCGAAAGGCAATCCAAATGCTTGAGGCTTTCAGGTTGAGAGGTGATCTTCTCCAAGGGGTAAGCTTGGAAAGCGGTGGTATTCTCCGAGTCGAAAAAAACTATATCGACGTTGCTTTGCCAAAGGAACTTCCCGCAGAAAGTTCCGACAACCGAATCTTAAAGGTGTGCAAAGGATACCAGGAAGTGCCTGACTCCCAGAAACCTGTAATTTTAGTGACAAAAAGTATTACTCTTCGCCTCAAAGCTCAGATGCTGGGGATCCTCGCCGAAGACTACACCGCGGAACAGGTCACCGACTGGGCCAGTCCCTACACGGGACGCATGGAGGTCTACGTGCCCGAAGAGCAGTTCAAAGATTTCAAAAAGAAAGGAATCCCATTGAAGACTGTCTACACAGTCGATGGAAATGGAATCGTTCAAAAGCCTGAATTATTTGAGAATCAATTCGTAATTCTGAGAGCAGACCAATCCGCAAAAAAGACACTGCTGGGTCGGGTGGAAAAAGATAAAATCCTCCCGCTGAAATACAAAAAAATCCGCCCCTACGGTGTAAATCCTCAGAATGTGGGACAGTATTTTTTGCAGGAGGCTCTGATGCAGCCTGCCTCCAAAGCTCCTCTCGTAATTGTAAAGGGGATGGCTGGAACTGCTAAGACCTTTTATTCACTGGCTGTAGGACTGGAAAAACTCATCAACAATCCTTCCGGGGAATACCGAAAGATGATCGTCTGCCGCCCAAACTCCCAGTTTGACTCCGATATCGGTTTTCTCCCAGGAGATGAGCAGGATAAAATTTATCCACTTATGAGACCCATCGTCGACAACCTGGAACAGCTGATCGACTCAAACATCGAAAAACGATATGAGAATGAACAGGAGTTGAACGACAAAATAGAAGAAATTTTTGACCGTGGACTGATACAGACGGAAGCTTTAAACTTTATCCGCGGCCGCTCCATAGTCAAAACTTATCTAATCATAGATGAAGCACAAAATATGACACCAAACCAAATGAAAGGAATTATCACGAGAGCCGGAGAGGGGACAAAAATTATCCTATTAGGCGACCCTGCCCAGATAGACCGCCCATTGCTGGATGAAAAAACCAATGGTCTGTCCTATGCCTCCCAGTACATGAAAGGAAGTCCACTGTGCTGGCAAATTACTTTGACCGCTGAAGAATGTGAGAGGTCTGCCTTAGCCATGGATGCCTTAAAACGCCTCTAA
- a CDS encoding PolC-type DNA polymerase III, whose product MLKSYVAFDVETTGLDPEQNEIIEIGALKVRNGKVVERFMKFIRPTEEISQTITDLTGITNEMVVNAQSREQVIPEFLDFCREDILIGHNVAFDYSFMKMGALAVGLDFVSQGIDTLKIARKVHGDLESKSLERLCAYYQIENKAAHRAYHDALATAKLYQTLAHYFEEKEPAVFQPMELYYKQKKILPASKRQVEFLTKLIRQKRLSLSFDPDSITKNEASRLIDGILNGRIF is encoded by the coding sequence ATGCTAAAATCTTATGTGGCGTTTGATGTGGAGACTACGGGTCTGGACCCGGAACAAAACGAGATTATCGAGATTGGGGCACTGAAAGTACGAAATGGTAAAGTGGTGGAAAGGTTTATGAAATTCATCAGGCCCACGGAAGAAATATCCCAGACAATTACAGACTTGACGGGAATCACAAACGAGATGGTGGTAAATGCTCAGTCCAGGGAGCAGGTGATACCGGAGTTTCTGGATTTCTGTCGGGAAGATATCTTGATAGGGCACAACGTCGCTTTTGACTATAGTTTTATGAAGATGGGAGCTCTCGCGGTCGGCCTGGACTTCGTCAGCCAGGGAATCGATACGCTGAAGATTGCCAGAAAGGTGCACGGTGATTTGGAATCCAAGAGCTTAGAACGGCTCTGCGCCTATTATCAGATTGAGAACAAAGCGGCTCACAGAGCCTATCATGATGCCTTGGCTACTGCAAAGCTGTATCAGACACTGGCACATTATTTTGAGGAAAAAGAGCCGGCGGTTTTTCAGCCGATGGAATTATACTATAAACAGAAGAAAATCCTGCCTGCTAGCAAGCGTCAGGTGGAGTTTTTGACGAAACTAATTCGGCAGAAACGGCTAAGTCTGTCCTTTGACCCGGATAGTATCACCAAAAATGAGGCGTCTAGGCTGATCGATGGGATATTAAATGGAAGAATATTTTAG
- a CDS encoding Hsp20/alpha crystallin family protein — MLMPSIFGENLFDDWMDFPFERDFFGGKNPLYGKHAKNMMKTDVKETDSGYEVDIDLPGFKKDEINAKLENGYLTISASKGLDKDEKDKEGKYIRRERYAGAMSRSFYVGEQVHQEDIRAKFEDGILRLSVPKKDAKEVEKKNYIAIEG; from the coding sequence ATGTTGATGCCTAGTATTTTTGGAGAGAACTTATTTGATGACTGGATGGATTTTCCGTTTGAGAGAGACTTTTTCGGTGGGAAAAACCCATTGTATGGAAAGCACGCAAAGAATATGATGAAAACGGATGTCAAAGAGACAGACAGCGGATATGAAGTGGATATTGATTTGCCAGGCTTTAAGAAAGACGAGATAAACGCAAAATTGGAAAATGGATATCTCACCATCTCAGCTTCAAAAGGGCTGGATAAGGATGAGAAAGATAAGGAGGGCAAGTATATCCGCAGGGAGCGTTATGCAGGCGCTATGAGCAGAAGCTTTTATGTGGGCGAGCAGGTTCACCAGGAAGATATCCGTGCGAAATTTGAAGACGGAATTCTTCGCCTGAGCGTTCCAAAGAAAGATGCAAAAGAAGTGGAGAAGAAAAATTATATTGCCATTGAAGGATGA
- a CDS encoding helix-turn-helix domain-containing protein has translation MIKNLNPLTFSEYGSVYTSAEYACLKKETPKTITFTEASPLFYTGEYQLYLDVVEYPTLLEIMYEQDCLSAQNYDIYLLDKPVSLNSKVYFRIVPMHTKCTVEFYPGHLSLNQYFYSISSQKDRHYVLNIPKIYVAFYQEKEKGFYFKGEHHPCWELTYVDTGEMFSVVEKQKFLLRQGDLAFYGPNQHHIQYAAKNSSVNFFSIAFDMELKKPSLLQNQVFHISHAHAALLNRIISESTVSQLYSEELMICYLKEFLILLFRTLHSQSQTKPPDSHLKQNLEKNIICEVCNYVEENIFSPVTVSDIAHHVNLSMPYLSALFHKKEGIRLIEYINNKKLEKSKEMIRSGQYTITQISEMLGYSSIHYFSRLFKSTYSISPSEYAKALR, from the coding sequence ATGATAAAAAATTTAAATCCCCTCACTTTTTCTGAATACGGGTCGGTTTACACGTCCGCTGAATACGCCTGCTTAAAAAAAGAGACTCCCAAAACTATTACATTTACGGAAGCTTCTCCTCTCTTCTACACGGGCGAGTATCAGCTCTATCTGGATGTAGTGGAGTATCCTACCCTCTTAGAAATCATGTACGAACAGGACTGCCTCTCCGCCCAAAACTATGATATCTATCTGTTGGACAAGCCGGTATCTTTGAACTCAAAAGTCTATTTCCGGATCGTCCCCATGCATACCAAATGTACCGTGGAATTTTATCCGGGCCATCTCTCCCTGAATCAATATTTTTATTCCATTTCTTCGCAAAAAGACAGGCATTATGTACTGAACATTCCTAAAATCTACGTCGCTTTCTACCAGGAAAAAGAAAAAGGATTCTATTTTAAAGGGGAACATCACCCCTGTTGGGAATTGACTTATGTAGACACCGGGGAAATGTTCAGCGTCGTGGAAAAACAAAAGTTTCTGCTCCGTCAAGGTGATCTGGCCTTTTACGGGCCAAACCAGCACCACATACAGTACGCCGCAAAAAATTCTTCGGTGAATTTTTTCTCCATCGCCTTTGACATGGAATTAAAAAAACCTAGTCTTTTACAAAACCAGGTTTTCCATATTTCACACGCCCACGCTGCCTTACTAAACAGAATCATCTCCGAGTCCACAGTCTCCCAACTCTACTCTGAGGAGTTGATGATCTGTTACCTAAAAGAATTTTTGATTCTGCTGTTCCGCACCCTGCACAGCCAGTCCCAAACAAAGCCTCCTGACTCCCATTTAAAACAGAATCTTGAAAAAAACATCATCTGCGAGGTATGCAATTACGTAGAAGAAAACATTTTCTCCCCGGTTACAGTCTCTGACATCGCCCACCACGTCAATCTCAGTATGCCGTATCTCTCCGCCCTCTTCCATAAAAAAGAAGGTATCCGCCTAATTGAATACATTAACAACAAAAAACTTGAAAAAAGCAAAGAGATGATTCGAAGTGGCCAGTACACCATCACTCAAATCTCAGAGATGCTAGGCTATTCCTCCATCCACTACTTCTCCAGACTTTTTAAGTCTACCTATAGCATCTCCCCTTCCGAGTATGCCAAAGCGCTGCGCTGA
- a CDS encoding Gfo/Idh/MocA family protein yields the protein MNNSGVLRMAVVGCGYFGEKHADIIGQLSNAELVAVCDKNWEAAKRLAQRTSCKAYEDIEEMLAKEQLDAVSIAVSETFHLDAVRPVAKAGKHILLEKPIARNTEEALEIVRLAEENQIRLMVGHVLKWDGRYQYTAEAIARGDLGEVISMYLKRSSTNGTVKRLHGKISMFHYMGVHDFEAMLTFAEPARPVKAYAQWVGKKNVPYNGKDTVFNTITFDNGIVACIQLCWALPEGSLDFVACAEVVGTKGASYIDVKDQGLSIYREEAPVEYPELTYWPEYYGHVHGKLREEISHFVKNTLSGEPYAVSTERAVEAVRTIDACFESLKTGMPVTIER from the coding sequence ATGAACAATTCTGGGGTGTTGAGAATGGCTGTTGTGGGATGCGGCTACTTTGGGGAGAAACACGCAGATATCATCGGGCAACTGTCAAATGCAGAGTTGGTGGCGGTGTGTGACAAAAACTGGGAGGCAGCAAAACGTCTAGCGCAGAGGACGAGCTGCAAGGCCTATGAGGATATCGAGGAAATGCTTGCGAAAGAACAGCTAGATGCGGTTTCTATTGCGGTGTCAGAAACTTTTCACTTGGACGCAGTTCGTCCTGTGGCGAAAGCTGGGAAACACATTTTATTGGAGAAGCCCATCGCAAGGAACACAGAAGAAGCGCTGGAGATTGTTAGGCTGGCTGAAGAGAACCAAATCCGCCTGATGGTAGGACATGTACTGAAATGGGACGGGAGATACCAGTACACTGCGGAAGCAATCGCGAGAGGAGACTTAGGTGAGGTGATTTCCATGTACCTGAAACGTTCGTCCACGAACGGAACAGTAAAAAGATTACATGGAAAAATCTCTATGTTCCATTACATGGGAGTACACGACTTTGAGGCGATGCTCACTTTTGCAGAACCTGCAAGACCGGTGAAGGCGTATGCACAGTGGGTGGGGAAGAAGAATGTGCCTTATAACGGGAAAGACACGGTATTTAACACGATTACCTTTGACAATGGAATCGTGGCCTGTATTCAGCTTTGCTGGGCGCTGCCAGAGGGATCCCTGGATTTTGTGGCCTGTGCGGAAGTTGTCGGAACGAAAGGAGCTAGCTACATCGACGTCAAAGACCAGGGACTCTCGATTTACAGAGAAGAGGCTCCAGTGGAATATCCAGAGCTCACCTACTGGCCGGAATACTACGGACATGTACATGGCAAGCTGAGAGAAGAAATCAGTCATTTTGTGAAAAATACCCTGAGCGGTGAACCTTATGCGGTGAGTACGGAGCGGGCAGTGGAGGCAGTGCGGACTATTGACGCATGTTTTGAGTCTTTGAAGACAGGAATGCCGGTGACTATTGAGAGATAG
- a CDS encoding ABC transporter permease yields MDKKEGLRVLCRKIPRNRLISLGILVLLMVAATVMNPAFLTADNLLGILAQNSARGILALGATFVLMTGGIDLAAENGLTMIAVVASVSHIMTGENLLVLFGGCLILGAALGCVNGLLITRLRLLPFVATLAMMSIAQGITLFASEGKIMFLNHPVTVFIGSGKLFHIIPMPVVIFAGMCVVAYILLNKTKMGTAVYALGGNKEAAEYSGIQVKREETKVYIFDGICVAVAALVTVCRVGQISPNLGEGAGMDAIAAAVIGGTSTLGGRGSIGGTVVGVCIIGVIINALTFLNVPVIAQDAAKGLIIIFAVIFDALGNRARRVKE; encoded by the coding sequence ATGGACAAAAAAGAAGGGCTTCGTGTTTTATGCCGGAAAATTCCCAGGAACCGTCTGATCAGTCTTGGAATCCTGGTGCTTTTAATGGTGGCGGCGACTGTCATGAATCCTGCTTTTCTCACCGCGGACAATTTGCTGGGTATTCTGGCCCAGAACTCCGCCAGGGGTATTCTGGCTCTGGGAGCGACCTTTGTCTTAATGACGGGCGGCATTGATCTGGCGGCGGAGAATGGGCTGACAATGATTGCGGTGGTGGCGAGTGTGAGCCACATTATGACAGGAGAAAATCTGTTGGTACTGTTTGGAGGCTGTCTGATACTGGGAGCTGCTCTGGGGTGTGTCAATGGACTTTTGATTACCAGGCTGAGATTGCTACCTTTTGTGGCGACGCTGGCAATGATGTCCATCGCGCAGGGAATTACACTTTTTGCCTCTGAGGGTAAAATCATGTTTTTGAATCACCCGGTGACGGTGTTTATCGGAAGTGGTAAATTGTTTCATATCATTCCCATGCCCGTGGTGATATTTGCGGGAATGTGTGTCGTGGCTTACATACTTTTGAATAAGACCAAGATGGGAACGGCGGTTTATGCGCTGGGTGGAAACAAAGAGGCGGCAGAATACTCGGGTATTCAGGTTAAGAGGGAGGAGACGAAGGTCTATATTTTTGATGGAATCTGTGTGGCTGTGGCGGCATTGGTTACAGTGTGCCGGGTAGGACAGATCTCTCCGAATCTGGGAGAAGGCGCCGGGATGGATGCGATTGCGGCCGCAGTGATCGGAGGGACCAGTACGCTGGGAGGAAGAGGCAGCATCGGAGGAACTGTGGTCGGTGTCTGCATCATCGGCGTGATTATCAATGCGCTCACATTTTTGAATGTGCCGGTGATTGCGCAGGATGCGGCCAAGGGATTGATTATTATCTTTGCGGTTATTTTTGATGCGCTGGGCAACCGGGCGAGAAGGGTAAAAGAATAA
- a CDS encoding sugar ABC transporter substrate-binding protein yields the protein MKRKLFAWVMVAVMASAGLAGCGSGEGETQNAEETAAVEETTVEDNEGLTVGMSCINLTDAGLAAIKEGADTAAEDLGMNLIWKACDGDLDKQIDIIRGFVQQGVDAIWIDSVDVDGIVSVVNEATEAGVTVLTAGSRVEGEDNYNLVYPDLVDAQFAAKAIGEYYKDETGTVGLIVGSAGNLVSEKRQEGFEKGIEGYSNLKLVTEQGMWDATTSMQKAEDMIRANDDLLHIHVIADGMSYGVYRAIQNSGKEITISSNDGEADALAYTESGEYLLENLVGNGRLGYWGMVIADRLSKGEEMAKDQYLPTYKVPGEKMKPVVEEAGLEKGEDGTQYQIVTVEEAKKIGSPEGYKEEFNEDFVPTK from the coding sequence ATGAAAAGAAAGTTATTCGCGTGGGTGATGGTGGCAGTGATGGCATCCGCAGGGCTTGCAGGATGCGGCTCAGGAGAAGGCGAGACACAGAACGCAGAAGAGACGGCGGCTGTGGAAGAGACGACTGTGGAAGATAATGAGGGTCTGACTGTGGGGATGTCGTGCATCAATCTGACGGATGCAGGACTGGCAGCAATCAAGGAAGGCGCTGATACCGCAGCGGAAGATCTGGGAATGAATCTGATCTGGAAAGCCTGTGATGGGGATTTGGACAAACAGATTGATATTATCCGGGGATTTGTACAGCAGGGAGTCGATGCAATTTGGATTGACTCTGTAGACGTGGACGGAATTGTCTCAGTGGTGAACGAGGCCACGGAGGCAGGCGTGACTGTGCTGACAGCTGGCAGCCGCGTAGAAGGAGAGGACAATTACAATCTGGTATACCCAGATCTGGTGGACGCCCAGTTCGCAGCTAAGGCCATCGGTGAGTATTACAAGGACGAGACCGGGACGGTTGGCCTGATCGTAGGGTCTGCGGGAAATCTGGTGTCAGAAAAGCGCCAGGAGGGATTTGAGAAAGGAATCGAGGGGTACTCGAATCTGAAGCTTGTGACGGAGCAGGGCATGTGGGATGCGACCACTTCCATGCAGAAGGCGGAAGATATGATTCGGGCAAATGACGATCTGCTGCACATTCATGTGATTGCAGACGGAATGAGTTACGGTGTATACCGTGCTATCCAAAACTCAGGGAAGGAGATTACGATTTCTTCCAACGACGGTGAGGCGGATGCTCTTGCGTACACAGAAAGCGGGGAATATCTGCTGGAGAATTTGGTTGGAAACGGAAGACTGGGTTATTGGGGAATGGTGATCGCTGATCGTCTGTCAAAAGGAGAAGAGATGGCGAAGGATCAGTACCTTCCTACTTATAAAGTACCCGGTGAGAAAATGAAGCCAGTCGTTGAAGAAGCAGGACTGGAAAAGGGAGAGGACGGAACACAGTATCAGATTGTGACTGTGGAAGAGGCGAAAAAGATCGGCTCTCCGGAAGGATACAAAGAGGAGTTTAACGAGGACTTTGTTCCGACGAAGTAG
- a CDS encoding ATP-binding cassette domain-containing protein, which yields MDKAVKKRLSKEQKRYLFLGAIILAFFILFSIRIPNFFQLVTITNLVRQSAVILILSIGMMLVILTGGIDLSVGATMALSGAAAAVTIQTVGEQSVAGAAAGMAAALLVGALVGAVNGYLCGYLEISPFMVTLAMQTLTRGLTMMITDGSRIVVKNQAFNWLGGGQWNLGGFIVPHVSLVLVIVVAAALFWMRNFSMGIKLYAVGGNKTAAYASGIPVKFQVFQTYFISGLLCGLAAIITIGRSGSAQPLAGNGLEFDVITAVVMGGVSLLGGVGTMAGIFLGALLLGVLTLGINMLDIPSYSNYVIKGIFVLVAVLSNEVTEIVKEAVQAGKDIRAVSDNDKVLEKMKKGTAHTLELQKIKKSFSGVPALKGVSLKIQSGKVHALLGENGAGKSTLIKILSGVYQKDEGQIEIDGLPVSIHSTADSRKLGISVIYQEFALVPELSIVQNIFLGKELRKGGIFLAMREMAQSTRKVVERLHFQYDVNKKVRNLSVSQQQMVEIAKAFSSNSWLVVMDEPTSAITEADKEKLFQIIREMKKQGLAVVYISHRMSEIFEIADEVTVLRDGEQVKTLPICETDENELTKLMVGREVKDIFNREHLEPGKVVLEVKNLKRNGVFEPISFQVRQGEVLGLSGLMGAGRTEIARCLFGMDAWDGGEIWLNGEQVQIHSPREALKKGICYVSEDRRGEGIIPLRGVRENICLSAMDQMCSHGYRKKDQERRLGQEYMEKFRIKAASQQQPIGNLSGGNQQKCCLAKMLACGPSLIILDEPTRGIDVGAKAEIHRLISDLVKQKIAVILISSELPEVIGASDRIIVLAEGRKTGEFTADEAGQEAIMERAMSFEV from the coding sequence TTGGACAAAGCGGTAAAAAAAAGGCTGAGTAAGGAGCAGAAGAGATATCTGTTTCTGGGAGCGATCATCTTGGCCTTTTTTATCTTATTCTCCATTCGAATTCCCAATTTTTTTCAGTTGGTCACGATTACAAACTTAGTCAGGCAATCGGCGGTGATACTGATTTTGTCGATTGGAATGATGTTAGTGATTCTGACCGGGGGAATTGATCTGTCTGTGGGGGCGACAATGGCCCTGAGCGGTGCAGCTGCGGCTGTGACGATTCAGACAGTGGGAGAGCAGAGTGTGGCAGGGGCAGCGGCAGGTATGGCCGCAGCTTTGCTGGTGGGCGCCTTGGTGGGAGCCGTTAACGGTTATCTGTGCGGGTATTTGGAGATCAGCCCGTTTATGGTGACTTTGGCAATGCAGACGTTGACCAGAGGTTTGACGATGATGATTACCGATGGTTCCAGAATCGTCGTGAAAAATCAGGCATTTAACTGGCTGGGAGGAGGCCAGTGGAACTTAGGAGGATTCATTGTCCCCCATGTGAGTTTGGTGTTGGTGATCGTAGTGGCAGCTGCACTGTTCTGGATGAGAAATTTCTCCATGGGGATAAAGCTCTATGCGGTGGGAGGCAACAAGACAGCGGCCTATGCGTCGGGAATCCCTGTGAAATTCCAGGTGTTTCAGACATACTTCATCTCGGGGCTTTTATGCGGCCTAGCTGCGATTATCACGATTGGTAGGTCCGGCTCCGCACAGCCGCTGGCAGGAAACGGTTTGGAATTCGACGTGATTACGGCGGTCGTCATGGGCGGCGTCAGCCTGTTGGGTGGTGTGGGAACCATGGCAGGAATTTTTCTGGGAGCGCTGCTTTTGGGTGTGCTGACTCTGGGAATCAATATGCTGGATATCCCGTCCTATTCCAACTATGTGATAAAAGGAATTTTCGTTCTAGTAGCAGTCTTGTCCAATGAGGTCACAGAGATAGTCAAGGAGGCGGTTCAGGCTGGAAAGGATATCAGGGCAGTCTCTGACAACGACAAGGTTTTGGAGAAGATGAAAAAGGGCACCGCGCATACTTTGGAGCTTCAGAAGATCAAAAAGAGTTTTTCCGGGGTACCGGCGCTGAAAGGAGTATCACTGAAAATTCAGAGCGGAAAGGTACATGCCCTGCTTGGTGAGAACGGTGCAGGAAAATCCACACTGATTAAGATTCTGTCAGGCGTTTACCAAAAGGATGAGGGACAGATCGAGATCGACGGACTGCCTGTCTCGATTCACTCTACGGCAGATTCCAGGAAACTGGGAATCTCTGTCATCTACCAGGAATTTGCTCTGGTGCCTGAACTGAGCATTGTCCAGAATATCTTTTTGGGAAAGGAACTGAGAAAGGGAGGAATTTTCCTCGCTATGCGGGAGATGGCACAGAGTACGAGGAAGGTAGTGGAGCGTCTGCATTTTCAATACGACGTGAACAAAAAGGTACGAAATTTGAGTGTCAGCCAACAGCAGATGGTGGAGATCGCGAAGGCATTTTCGTCAAATTCCTGGCTGGTGGTCATGGATGAGCCCACTTCTGCCATCACAGAGGCAGATAAAGAAAAATTGTTTCAGATCATTCGAGAGATGAAAAAACAGGGGCTGGCTGTGGTCTACATTTCCCACAGAATGTCCGAGATTTTTGAGATTGCGGATGAGGTCACAGTGCTTCGGGATGGTGAACAGGTAAAGACACTGCCGATTTGTGAGACCGATGAGAACGAGCTGACGAAACTGATGGTAGGCAGGGAAGTCAAAGATATCTTCAACAGGGAGCACCTGGAACCGGGAAAGGTCGTCCTGGAGGTGAAGAATTTGAAGAGAAACGGTGTTTTTGAACCGATCAGTTTTCAGGTACGTCAAGGTGAGGTGCTGGGGCTTTCCGGCCTGATGGGAGCCGGGAGAACGGAGATTGCCCGCTGTCTGTTTGGTATGGATGCCTGGGATGGCGGAGAAATCTGGTTGAACGGTGAGCAGGTTCAAATACATTCTCCGAGGGAAGCTCTAAAAAAAGGAATCTGTTATGTGTCCGAGGACAGAAGAGGGGAAGGAATTATTCCCCTGCGCGGTGTGAGGGAGAACATCTGCCTGTCAGCAATGGACCAGATGTGCAGTCATGGATACCGGAAAAAGGACCAAGAGAGACGGTTGGGGCAGGAGTATATGGAGAAGTTCAGAATTAAAGCTGCCTCGCAGCAGCAGCCGATTGGCAATTTGAGCGGCGGAAACCAGCAGAAATGCTGCCTGGCAAAAATGTTGGCCTGTGGTCCTTCTTTGATTATTTTGGATGAGCCCACCCGTGGCATTGATGTGGGGGCTAAAGCAGAGATTCACCGGCTGATTAGTGACTTGGTGAAACAGAAGATTGCAGTGATCCTGATTTCTTCGGAACTGCCGGAGGTGATTGGTGCCAGCGACAGAATCATCGTGTTGGCGGAAGGCAGAAAGACAGGAGAATTTACTGCCGATGAAGCAGGTCAGGAAGCGATCATGGAGAGGGCGATGAGCTTTGAAGTCTGA
- a CDS encoding ROK family protein codes for MYVAAIDVGGTKIVGAAVDRKGEIKTPIRVENTGLSGEFIVETCVDIFHRLSRQHEIKALAVGTGGRLDTEAGIVRRAVDLYTGYVGLNIKEILETNCHLPVVIDNDCCMALRGELWKGGLKDYQRVAGLILGTGVGGGVAVRKNGQYQIQQAEFGHFILHPSGRKCLCGQRGCAEQYLSGTSLWNRYNQLTGRAKIRSGYEFFNQVKAKDKTAQEILHEFVKDLAICLISIQNLYDVEAVVIGGGLADTRQFWWRETECQLVQKSSHVLPKLEILPARNGNQAALLGAARLGFEKLEAML; via the coding sequence ATGTACGTAGCAGCGATAGACGTAGGAGGAACAAAAATAGTGGGAGCTGCGGTGGACAGAAAAGGAGAGATCAAGACTCCGATTCGGGTGGAGAATACAGGATTATCCGGTGAATTTATAGTGGAAACCTGTGTGGATATCTTTCACAGGCTGTCCAGGCAGCATGAAATAAAAGCTCTGGCAGTGGGAACCGGCGGCAGGCTGGACACAGAGGCCGGTATCGTCAGGAGAGCGGTAGATCTGTATACCGGTTATGTGGGACTGAACATCAAAGAGATCTTAGAAACGAACTGCCATCTTCCCGTGGTGATTGACAATGACTGCTGCATGGCGCTGCGGGGAGAGCTGTGGAAAGGTGGCTTGAAGGATTATCAGAGAGTTGCCGGATTAATTTTGGGCACCGGCGTGGGCGGAGGTGTTGCGGTCAGGAAGAATGGGCAGTACCAGATACAGCAGGCAGAGTTCGGACATTTCATTTTGCATCCAAGCGGGAGAAAATGCCTGTGCGGTCAGCGAGGCTGCGCGGAGCAGTATCTGTCGGGGACTTCTTTGTGGAACCGGTATAACCAACTGACAGGAAGGGCGAAGATACGTTCCGGATATGAATTTTTTAACCAGGTGAAGGCAAAAGATAAGACTGCTCAGGAGATCTTGCATGAATTTGTAAAAGATCTGGCAATCTGTCTGATTTCCATTCAAAATCTCTATGACGTGGAGGCTGTGGTCATTGGCGGTGGACTGGCGGATACGAGACAGTTTTGGTGGAGAGAAACAGAATGCCAACTGGTTCAAAAAAGCAGCCATGTTCTTCCGAAGCTTGAGATTTTACCTGCCAGAAATGGAAACCAGGCGGCTCTACTGGGGGCGGCTAGACTGGGATTTGAGAAATTGGAGGCTATGTTGTGA